The Bradyrhizobium sp. WBAH42 genome includes a window with the following:
- a CDS encoding GGDEF domain-containing protein, with protein sequence MSTAATSFPERNAAEVADLVLASETTAPEVRARRARQRRQMYIGQVASYSLGASVLLLYAYDGTISIGVPSLFWLGGLLIIGTFTVLSEAGFGNRFEDHYLTVYQISAHMALQLVFLLAVPTVGVAFLAVLFLIFAFGTLRMTSSQAMVTWGLATCGLTLVFLGSDLPIGLPVATRLQRTASMLCFVLVIGQCAFLGLFGATLRKILYRRSIELKAAYRRIEELAELDELTGSYNRRCIMRLLDAEIENSRQASTPCAIALIDLDWFKRINDAYGHPIGDEVLRTFAITIFANTRPTDSFGRYGGEEFLLLLPDTSGDVARRVLERLRGIVADLDWSAFSPGMRVTISAGVVTLRDADTADTFLARADSALYSAKAQGRNCIATS encoded by the coding sequence ATGAGCACGGCCGCGACGTCCTTTCCGGAGAGGAATGCCGCAGAGGTCGCGGATCTCGTCCTCGCGTCCGAGACGACAGCTCCCGAGGTCAGGGCACGCCGGGCCCGGCAGCGCCGCCAGATGTATATCGGCCAGGTCGCAAGCTACTCGCTGGGCGCCTCGGTCCTGCTGCTCTACGCCTATGACGGGACGATCTCCATCGGCGTTCCGTCGCTGTTCTGGCTCGGCGGCCTCCTGATCATCGGGACGTTCACGGTGCTGTCGGAAGCCGGTTTCGGCAACCGCTTCGAGGATCATTACCTCACCGTCTATCAGATCTCGGCGCATATGGCGCTGCAACTGGTGTTCCTGCTCGCGGTGCCGACGGTCGGGGTCGCGTTCCTCGCCGTGTTGTTTCTGATCTTCGCGTTCGGCACGCTGCGCATGACGTCGAGCCAGGCAATGGTCACCTGGGGCCTTGCCACCTGCGGGCTCACCTTGGTTTTCCTCGGATCGGATCTGCCGATCGGACTGCCGGTCGCGACCCGGCTGCAGCGAACCGCCTCGATGCTCTGCTTCGTGCTGGTGATCGGCCAGTGCGCCTTCCTCGGCCTGTTCGGCGCCACGCTGCGCAAGATCCTGTACCGGCGCAGCATCGAATTGAAGGCCGCCTATCGCCGCATCGAGGAACTGGCCGAGCTCGACGAGCTCACCGGCTCGTACAACCGCCGCTGCATCATGCGGCTTCTCGACGCCGAGATCGAAAACTCGCGGCAGGCATCCACGCCTTGCGCGATCGCCCTGATCGATCTCGACTGGTTCAAGCGCATCAACGACGCTTACGGCCACCCCATTGGCGACGAGGTGCTGCGCACCTTCGCGATCACCATTTTCGCCAACACCCGGCCGACCGACAGTTTCGGCCGCTACGGCGGCGAGGAATTTCTGCTGCTGCTGCCGGACACGTCGGGCGACGTCGCGCGCCGCGTGCTCGAGCGCCTGCGCGGCATCGTCGCCGATCTGGACTGGAGCGCATTCTCTCCGGGCATGCGGGTGACCATTTCCGCGGGCGTCGTGACGCTGCGCGACGCCGATACTGCCGACACGTTTCTCGCGCGCGCCGACAGCGCGCTCTATTCCGCCAAGGCGCAAGGGCGCAACTGCATTGCAACGAGCTGA
- a CDS encoding S8 family serine peptidase — MTGKSESWVRTGIRASSVGVAFLVASCLGVEVAQAQAIMRTPTISVPSRTPTISPNITPRVSPNIAARAVSVDRGPRTMATIPRTTTSRIRPTTPVLPYARYSPNLYPACTAPYRAADGECLAQPNAGGEGTGKSGKKSAGKGRGNDTPVALTSRSFAGEFVAEIDGVLSTAEADELARRHGLTRLASENFPLIGATFGLFRIADGRPYETVRREFAADGSVRSLQPNFRYVLQDQKSAATTEGDPAQYALAKLRLPQAHTLAHGANVTIAVIDSGVDARHPELANSIADNFDALGSAEGPHVHGTGIAGAIAAHARLMGSAPEARIIAIRAFGGANGGAESSSYIILRSLNYAAEHGAQIVNMSFAGPKDAVIERAIAATAARGLVLIAAAGNAGAKSPPLYPAANPNVIAVSATDQQDRLFAASNRGNYIAVAAPGVDIFLPAPDGKYQMTSGTSFSAAYVSGVAALLLERNYALKPEALRMTLVKTARDLGSPGRDDLFGDGQADAFAAVMAIPVDSATPVAAASGTTKREDADKRRDEPGIRAIEQPSLSSTADKAAISQADRPATR; from the coding sequence ATGACGGGCAAATCCGAGAGCTGGGTGCGCACCGGGATCCGCGCTTCATCCGTCGGCGTTGCCTTTTTGGTCGCCTCCTGTCTCGGCGTCGAGGTTGCGCAGGCGCAGGCGATCATGCGCACCCCCACGATCAGTGTGCCCTCGCGCACGCCGACCATCTCTCCCAACATCACCCCGCGGGTCAGCCCGAACATCGCTGCGCGCGCGGTAAGCGTCGACCGCGGCCCGCGGACGATGGCGACCATTCCGCGTACCACGACGTCGCGCATCCGCCCGACGACGCCGGTGCTGCCCTACGCGCGTTACTCGCCGAACCTCTATCCGGCCTGCACCGCGCCCTACCGTGCTGCCGACGGCGAATGCCTGGCGCAGCCGAACGCGGGCGGCGAGGGCACCGGAAAATCTGGCAAGAAGAGCGCCGGCAAGGGGCGCGGCAACGATACGCCGGTCGCGCTGACCTCGCGCAGCTTCGCAGGCGAATTCGTCGCCGAGATCGACGGCGTGCTGTCGACCGCCGAGGCCGACGAGCTGGCGCGTCGCCACGGCCTGACCCGCCTCGCTTCCGAGAATTTCCCGCTGATCGGAGCCACGTTCGGCCTGTTCCGCATTGCCGATGGCCGGCCATACGAAACCGTGCGGCGCGAGTTCGCGGCCGACGGCAGCGTGCGCTCGCTGCAGCCGAACTTCCGCTACGTGCTCCAGGACCAGAAATCGGCTGCCACGACCGAGGGCGATCCTGCGCAATATGCGCTGGCAAAGCTCCGCCTGCCGCAGGCGCATACGCTGGCGCACGGGGCCAACGTCACGATCGCCGTGATCGATTCCGGCGTCGACGCCCGGCATCCCGAGCTCGCCAATTCCATCGCCGACAATTTCGACGCCCTCGGCAGTGCCGAAGGACCGCACGTCCATGGTACCGGCATCGCCGGGGCGATCGCGGCCCATGCCCGTCTGATGGGCAGCGCGCCCGAGGCCCGCATCATCGCCATCCGGGCCTTCGGCGGTGCCAATGGCGGCGCCGAGAGCTCGTCCTACATCATCCTGCGTTCCCTGAATTACGCCGCCGAGCACGGCGCGCAGATCGTCAATATGAGCTTTGCCGGTCCGAAGGACGCGGTGATCGAGCGCGCGATCGCGGCGACGGCCGCGCGAGGTCTCGTGCTGATCGCGGCCGCCGGCAATGCCGGCGCGAAATCGCCGCCGCTCTATCCGGCCGCCAACCCCAACGTGATTGCAGTCAGCGCGACGGATCAGCAGGACAGGCTGTTCGCCGCCTCCAACCGCGGCAACTACATCGCCGTCGCGGCCCCCGGCGTCGACATCTTCCTGCCGGCACCCGACGGCAAGTACCAGATGACGTCGGGAACCTCGTTCTCCGCCGCCTATGTCTCCGGCGTCGCGGCGCTGCTGCTCGAGCGCAATTACGCACTCAAGCCGGAAGCGCTGCGCATGACACTGGTGAAGACCGCGCGCGACCTCGGCTCCCCCGGGCGTGACGACCTCTTCGGCGACGGTCAGGCCGACGCGTTTGCCGCCGTCATGGCTATTCCCGTCGACAGCGCGACGCCGGTCGCTGCTGCCTCGGGTACAACAAAACGTGAAGATGCCGACAAGCGTCGCGACGAGCCCGGCATTCGCGCGATCGAACAGCCCTCGCTGTCGAGCACAGCCGATAAAGCCGCGATTTCTCAGGCAGATAGGCCGGCGACGCGATAG
- a CDS encoding sigma-70 family RNA polymerase sigma factor, translated as MSATQAASDEILIARIAQGDRLAMQVLYGRHHVRVYRFGLRLVRDEQAAEDLISEVFLDVWRQAGKFEGRSAVSTWLLAITRFKALSALRRRKDFELDEDAANAIEDTSDDPETVVQKKDTSEALRECLTGLSPDHREIVDLVYYHEKSVEEVAEIVGIPENTVKTRLFYARKKLAELLKAAGVERGWP; from the coding sequence TTGAGCGCGACACAGGCGGCTTCGGACGAGATCCTGATCGCCAGGATCGCTCAAGGTGACCGGCTTGCCATGCAGGTGCTGTACGGGCGGCACCATGTCAGGGTTTACAGGTTCGGACTGAGGCTCGTGCGGGACGAGCAGGCGGCGGAAGACCTCATCAGCGAGGTGTTTCTCGACGTCTGGCGTCAAGCCGGCAAGTTCGAGGGCCGATCCGCCGTTTCCACCTGGCTGCTGGCAATCACCCGATTCAAGGCCCTGTCTGCGCTCCGGCGCAGGAAGGATTTCGAGCTGGACGAAGACGCCGCCAACGCGATCGAGGATACGTCCGACGATCCGGAAACGGTGGTGCAGAAGAAGGATACCAGTGAGGCGTTGCGGGAGTGTCTGACGGGCCTTTCGCCGGATCACCGGGAAATCGTCGATCTCGTCTACTACCACGAGAAGTCCGTGGAAGAGGTGGCCGAAATCGTCGGGATACCGGAGAACACTGTGAAGACGCGCTTGTTCTATGCGCGCAAGAAACTGGCCGAACTGCTGAAGGCAGCCGGCGTTGAGCGAGGCTGGCCATGA
- a CDS encoding DUF86 domain-containing protein: MPPTVEDRLLDILEAISDIESVTKGLTFDQFVSEKTSRLAIERLLEIICEASRFIPDEVKRTEPGIDWRKMIDFGNLLRHAYHMTKAEIVWDIIQTHLPPLKSCAERHVRMSGR, encoded by the coding sequence ATGCCGCCGACCGTCGAAGACCGGCTACTCGACATTCTGGAAGCCATATCGGACATCGAAAGCGTCACGAAGGGCCTCACATTCGATCAATTTGTCTCCGAAAAGACCTCCCGCCTCGCAATCGAACGGCTTCTCGAGATCATCTGCGAGGCATCGAGATTCATCCCGGATGAGGTCAAGCGAACGGAGCCTGGAATCGACTGGCGCAAGATGATCGACTTTGGAAATCTTCTGCGTCATGCCTATCATATGACGAAGGCCGAGATCGTTTGGGATATCATTCAAACACACCTTCCACCGTTGAAATCCTGCGCTGAGAGACACGTTCGCATGTCAGGCCGCTAG
- the meaB gene encoding methylmalonyl Co-A mutase-associated GTPase MeaB, translated as MTTPKSIDIKSLARDLRTGSRAALARAITLVESRRGDHQALARELVQMLLPDTGKAFRVGITGSPGVGKSTTIDALGTYLIEQGHKVAVLAVDPSSARSGGSILGDKTRMARLSAANDAFIRPSPSSGTLGGVAAKTREAMLLCEAAGFGVVLVETVGIGQSETAVCDMTDFFLALMLPGGGDELQGIKKGLVELADMIAINKADGDNLKRAKITAADYRGALHILAPRSEHWHPPVETYSALTGDGIARIWQKVLDHRKAMSASGDFAARRREQQVKWMWSMLEQRMLARLRSEASVRTKVRKIEAEVADGHLTPALAAEQILELLQ; from the coding sequence ATGACCACTCCCAAATCCATCGACATCAAATCCCTCGCCCGCGACCTCCGCACCGGCAGCCGCGCGGCGCTTGCGCGGGCGATCACGCTGGTGGAGAGCCGGCGCGGCGACCACCAAGCGCTGGCGCGGGAGCTGGTGCAGATGCTGCTGCCCGACACCGGCAAGGCGTTCCGCGTCGGCATCACGGGCTCGCCCGGCGTCGGGAAATCCACCACGATCGATGCGCTGGGTACGTATTTGATTGAACAGGGCCACAAGGTCGCGGTGCTCGCGGTCGATCCGTCCTCGGCGCGCAGCGGCGGCTCGATCCTCGGCGACAAGACCCGGATGGCGCGGCTGTCGGCCGCGAACGACGCCTTCATCCGCCCCTCGCCCTCCTCCGGCACGCTCGGCGGCGTTGCGGCGAAGACGCGGGAGGCGATGCTGCTGTGCGAGGCCGCCGGCTTCGGCGTCGTGCTGGTCGAGACCGTCGGCATCGGCCAGTCCGAGACCGCCGTCTGCGACATGACCGACTTCTTCCTTGCCCTCATGCTGCCGGGCGGCGGCGACGAGCTGCAGGGCATCAAGAAGGGCCTGGTCGAGCTCGCCGACATGATCGCGATCAACAAGGCCGACGGCGACAATCTCAAGCGCGCCAAGATCACCGCTGCCGACTATCGCGGCGCGCTGCATATCTTGGCGCCGCGATCGGAGCATTGGCATCCGCCGGTCGAGACCTATTCGGCGCTGACCGGCGACGGCATCGCAAGGATCTGGCAGAAGGTTCTGGATCACCGCAAGGCGATGAGCGCGTCCGGCGATTTCGCCGCGCGGCGGCGCGAGCAGCAGGTGAAGTGGATGTGGTCGATGCTGGAGCAGCGCATGCTGGCGAGGCTCCGCAGCGAGGCATCGGTGCGGACGAAAGTCCGCAAGATCGAGGCCGAGGTCGCCGATGGCCATCTCACGCCGGCACTCGCCGCCGAGCAGATCCTGGAGTTGCTGCAATGA
- a CDS encoding TIGR03809 family protein: protein MTHRQEFVRDAAGSRQIAARWCALAEQRLQHLSEMFETGRWRRYHSEIAFLENIQEAKRAVQTWRALATGGDVAEAAASVTPAFGWSPATMPRRAPREQAQTVQPKTLQPKAVHIAPATATPVRLDPKPDVLAEITEAPIAPLAMPVAWPSFTAPAEMPPLKAPAAKAPFTAPAVRSPRAEPAATAPFTAPEVRPPVPAAQPPRTAPAAMAALLPQFAPPAEEIVAAPERVVEFTFSLDGLEAKYPLLRNAF, encoded by the coding sequence ATGACACATCGCCAAGAGTTCGTTCGCGACGCGGCTGGCAGCCGCCAAATCGCGGCGCGTTGGTGCGCTCTCGCCGAACAGCGCCTGCAACATCTCTCCGAGATGTTCGAGACCGGCCGCTGGCGCCGCTATCATTCCGAGATCGCGTTCCTCGAAAACATCCAGGAAGCCAAGCGCGCCGTCCAGACCTGGCGCGCGCTTGCGACCGGCGGGGACGTCGCCGAGGCGGCCGCGAGCGTGACGCCGGCATTCGGTTGGTCGCCGGCGACGATGCCCCGCAGGGCGCCGCGCGAGCAGGCGCAGACCGTGCAGCCCAAGACCTTGCAGCCCAAGGCCGTTCATATCGCTCCCGCGACCGCCACGCCGGTCAGGCTCGATCCGAAGCCCGACGTGCTCGCGGAGATCACCGAAGCCCCGATCGCGCCGCTTGCCATGCCGGTGGCTTGGCCGTCGTTCACCGCGCCTGCCGAGATGCCGCCGCTCAAGGCTCCCGCTGCGAAGGCACCGTTCACCGCACCTGCCGTGAGATCGCCGCGCGCGGAGCCGGCCGCAACCGCGCCATTCACCGCGCCGGAAGTGAGGCCGCCGGTGCCTGCCGCGCAGCCGCCGAGGACGGCGCCTGCAGCGATGGCGGCGCTCCTGCCGCAGTTCGCTCCGCCCGCCGAGGAAATCGTCGCCGCCCCCGAGCGCGTCGTCGAATTCACCTTCAGCCTCGACGGCCTGGAAGCGAAATACCCGCTGCTGCGGAACGCGTTCTAA
- a CDS encoding TIGR03808 family TAT-translocated repetitive protein codes for MDLNRRHLIGASTAGIAGALAMPVDAARAAPLTSMLGRDATQYGVRPGSSEDQTRALQRAIDEAARAQMPLALPPGVYRTGLLRLPNGAQLIGVRGATKLVFTGGAAAIQSDGSDAIGITGITFDGGGIALPTRRGLIHVLGGRDVRITDCEITSSGGSGIWLEQVAGDISGNIFTGIAVTAVVSFDARGLCVSRNTILGTNDNGIEILRNAIGDDGTLVVDNRIENIKAGPGGSGQYGNAINAFRAGNVIVRGNRIRNCDYSAVRGNSASNIHITGNSVSDVREVALYSEFAFEAAVIANNIVDGAAVGVSVCNFNEGGRIAVVQGNIIRNLVPKRPIGTAPDDDAGVGIYIEADSSVTGNVIENAPSYGIVAGWGRYLRDVAITGNVIRKALAGVGVSVVPGAGTALVNNNMISETPRGAVVGLDHARAVTSDLSADGAQRFAQLLVGGNAVRR; via the coding sequence ATGGACCTCAATCGCCGTCATCTCATCGGGGCTTCGACCGCCGGCATTGCCGGTGCCCTCGCCATGCCTGTTGACGCCGCGCGCGCCGCGCCGCTGACGTCGATGCTCGGCCGCGATGCCACGCAATACGGCGTGCGGCCCGGCAGCAGCGAGGACCAGACGCGCGCACTGCAGCGCGCCATCGACGAGGCCGCGCGCGCGCAAATGCCGCTCGCCTTGCCACCCGGCGTGTACCGGACCGGCCTGTTGCGGCTGCCGAACGGCGCGCAGCTGATCGGCGTGCGCGGCGCGACCAAGCTCGTCTTCACCGGCGGGGCCGCGGCGATCCAGAGCGACGGCTCCGATGCGATCGGCATCACCGGCATCACCTTCGACGGCGGCGGCATTGCGCTGCCGACACGGCGCGGCCTGATCCACGTCCTCGGCGGGCGCGATGTGCGCATCACCGATTGCGAGATCACGAGCTCGGGCGGCAGCGGCATCTGGCTCGAGCAGGTCGCGGGCGACATCTCCGGCAATATCTTCACCGGCATCGCGGTGACGGCGGTTGTGTCGTTCGACGCCAGGGGCCTCTGTGTCTCCCGCAACACGATTCTCGGCACCAACGACAACGGAATCGAGATCTTGCGCAATGCGATCGGCGATGACGGCACGCTGGTCGTCGACAACCGCATCGAGAACATCAAGGCCGGCCCCGGCGGCTCGGGCCAATACGGCAATGCCATCAACGCCTTTCGCGCCGGCAATGTGATCGTGCGCGGCAACCGCATCAGGAATTGCGACTATTCGGCTGTGCGCGGCAACTCGGCCTCGAACATCCATATCACGGGCAACAGCGTCAGCGACGTGCGCGAGGTCGCGCTCTATTCCGAATTCGCGTTCGAAGCCGCCGTGATCGCCAACAACATTGTCGACGGCGCGGCCGTCGGCGTCTCCGTCTGCAATTTCAACGAGGGCGGCCGCATCGCGGTGGTCCAGGGCAACATCATCCGCAACCTGGTCCCGAAGCGGCCGATCGGCACCGCGCCTGACGACGATGCCGGCGTCGGCATCTACATCGAGGCGGACTCCTCGGTGACCGGCAACGTCATCGAGAACGCGCCGTCCTACGGCATCGTCGCCGGCTGGGGCAGATATCTGCGCGATGTCGCGATCACGGGCAACGTGATCCGCAAGGCGCTGGCCGGCGTCGGCGTCTCCGTGGTGCCGGGCGCCGGCACCGCGCTCGTCAACAACAACATGATCTCCGAGACGCCGCGCGGTGCCGTGGTCGGCCTCGATCACGCCCGTGCGGTGACGTCGGACCTGTCGGCCGACGGCGCACAACGCTTCGCGCAGCTGCTGGTCGGCGGCAATGCGGTGCGAAGGTAG
- a CDS encoding nucleotidyltransferase family protein has translation MTDVADIPLQTLIGKLRELAPALRAAGVKRLHIFGSRARGDARPDSDLDVLVETTSREEAPRFDYFEVLHLIEDHVGVRVQVSMRDLLKPRMAERIADDLIEVF, from the coding sequence ATGACCGATGTCGCAGACATTCCACTCCAAACTCTCATCGGGAAGCTCCGAGAGCTTGCTCCCGCCTTGAGGGCTGCGGGCGTGAAACGGCTGCACATCTTCGGATCGCGTGCCCGCGGTGACGCGCGGCCGGACAGTGACCTCGACGTGTTGGTCGAAACGACCTCGCGCGAGGAAGCGCCGCGGTTCGACTATTTTGAGGTCCTACACCTGATCGAGGATCATGTCGGCGTTCGAGTGCAGGTATCGATGCGCGACTTGCTGAAGCCGCGCATGGCCGAGCGGATCGCGGACGATCTGATCGAGGTCTTCTGA
- a CDS encoding tripartite tricarboxylate transporter permease gives MLKTLIDAFALISTWEVIIAMIAASVYGLVIGSLPGLSATMATALLVPVTFYLSPIAAIATIVAASSMAIFSGDIPGALLRIPGTPASAAYADEAYAMTRKGQAELALGAGVWFSAVGGIAGVLSLMILAPPLAEIALSFSTFEYFWLALLGLMCATLVARSSPVKAIAGMFIGLLVSCIGIENPGGIPRFTFGLTDLFGGIEPIPALVGVFAVAQVMRAMLTPEPPPLPRRKFGSIMAGQWRLTKLYHWQMTRGNIVGIIIGVLPGAGADMAAWVSYAMSKRFSKEPEKFGTGHVEGLVEAGASNNASIASGWVPSLLFGIPGDTIAAIAIGVLYMKGLNPGPTLFTEKASSMYAIYLMFIIANILMIPLGIAMIRVAAYILLAPRSAIMPIIMLCCAVGSFAIGNNMFGVVTVAAFGVIGYVMEANGYPVAAMVLGIVMGTMVEQAFVTSLIKSDGSILPFFERPVAAILAAMAIGALLWPVMVWVWRKVKPAQTVAATTR, from the coding sequence ATGCTGAAGACCCTGATTGATGCCTTCGCGCTGATCTCCACCTGGGAGGTCATCATCGCGATGATCGCGGCCTCCGTGTACGGCCTCGTGATCGGCTCGCTGCCGGGCCTGTCGGCGACGATGGCGACCGCCCTGCTCGTCCCCGTCACCTTCTATCTGTCGCCGATCGCGGCGATCGCGACCATCGTCGCGGCCTCCTCGATGGCGATCTTCTCCGGCGACATTCCCGGCGCGCTGCTGCGCATCCCGGGCACGCCCGCCTCCGCCGCCTATGCGGATGAAGCCTACGCCATGACGCGCAAAGGCCAGGCCGAGCTGGCGCTAGGGGCCGGCGTCTGGTTCTCCGCCGTCGGCGGCATCGCCGGCGTGCTGTCGCTGATGATCCTGGCGCCGCCGCTCGCCGAGATCGCATTGTCGTTCTCGACCTTCGAATATTTCTGGCTGGCGCTGCTCGGCCTGATGTGCGCGACCCTGGTGGCGCGTTCCTCGCCGGTGAAGGCGATCGCCGGCATGTTCATCGGCCTGCTCGTCTCCTGCATCGGCATCGAGAATCCCGGCGGCATCCCGCGCTTCACCTTCGGCCTCACCGATCTGTTCGGCGGCATCGAGCCGATCCCGGCCCTCGTCGGCGTGTTCGCGGTGGCGCAGGTGATGCGCGCGATGCTGACGCCAGAACCACCACCCCTGCCGCGACGAAAATTCGGGAGCATCATGGCCGGCCAATGGAGGCTGACCAAGCTCTATCACTGGCAGATGACGCGCGGGAACATCGTCGGCATCATCATCGGCGTACTGCCCGGCGCCGGCGCCGACATGGCCGCCTGGGTCTCCTACGCGATGTCCAAGCGCTTCTCCAAGGAGCCGGAAAAGTTCGGCACCGGCCACGTGGAGGGCCTGGTCGAGGCCGGCGCCAGCAACAATGCCAGCATCGCCTCGGGCTGGGTGCCTTCGCTGCTGTTCGGCATTCCCGGCGACACCATCGCCGCGATCGCGATCGGCGTGCTCTACATGAAGGGGCTCAATCCCGGCCCGACGCTGTTCACCGAGAAGGCGTCGAGCATGTACGCGATCTATCTGATGTTCATCATCGCAAACATCCTGATGATCCCGCTTGGCATCGCCATGATCCGGGTCGCCGCCTATATCCTGCTGGCGCCGCGCTCGGCCATCATGCCGATCATCATGCTGTGCTGCGCGGTCGGCTCGTTTGCGATCGGCAACAACATGTTCGGCGTCGTCACCGTCGCCGCCTTCGGCGTGATCGGCTATGTCATGGAGGCGAACGGTTATCCGGTCGCCGCGATGGTGCTCGGCATCGTCATGGGCACCATGGTCGAGCAGGCCTTCGTCACCTCGCTGATCAAGTCGGACGGCAGCATTTTGCCGTTCTTCGAGCGCCCGGTCGCGGCCATCCTCGCTGCCATGGCGATCGGCGCGCTGCTGTGGCCGGTGATGGTGTGGGTCTGGCGCAAGGTGAAACCAGCGCAGACGGTCGCCGCAACGACCCGGTGA
- a CDS encoding pyroglutamyl-peptidase I yields the protein MSDKLRILLTGFGPFPGAPYNPTQPLVARLAQLRRPALDDVALSSHIFPVTYAAVDRQLPEMLAAQKPDALLMFGLAARTPYLRIETRARNAVTMLWPDAANTRSAKRGIAGHADAMMFGPHTARLLRAARLTGIDARPSRDAGAYLCNYLSWRAIEHVKAGGPRLAAFIHIPLLARSGAVSRKGAARITLEELVDAGEAMLMEMVQLARKARNIPVS from the coding sequence ATGAGCGACAAGCTCCGCATTCTCCTCACCGGCTTCGGTCCGTTTCCCGGCGCGCCCTATAATCCGACCCAGCCGCTGGTGGCGCGGCTGGCGCAATTGCGCCGGCCCGCGCTCGACGATGTCGCGCTATCGAGCCACATCTTCCCGGTCACCTATGCCGCGGTCGACCGCCAATTGCCTGAAATGCTCGCTGCGCAAAAGCCCGACGCGCTCCTGATGTTCGGCCTCGCCGCACGCACGCCTTACCTGCGCATCGAGACGCGGGCGCGCAACGCGGTCACCATGCTCTGGCCCGATGCCGCCAACACCCGCTCGGCAAAGCGCGGCATCGCCGGCCATGCGGACGCGATGATGTTCGGCCCGCACACGGCAAGGCTGCTGCGCGCCGCGCGCCTCACCGGCATCGACGCGCGCCCCTCGCGCGATGCCGGCGCCTATCTCTGCAACTATCTGAGCTGGCGCGCGATCGAGCACGTGAAGGCGGGCGGGCCGCGGCTTGCGGCGTTCATCCACATTCCCTTGCTTGCGCGCAGCGGCGCCGTTAGCCGCAAGGGCGCAGCCCGCATCACGCTGGAGGAGCTGGTGGATGCGGGGGAAGCGATGCTGATGGAGATGGTGCAGTTGGCACGGAAGGCGCGGAACATACCGGTCTCGTAG
- a CDS encoding tripartite tricarboxylate transporter TctB family protein gives MRLPDSVTGSFLVVLGAAAAYGGYILPPVPGQPVGPNVFPLVIGCGLALCGLAIVFGIGHSFEEEEELVPFEDGQAAAPPPQSKLYGLRALLPPALLLFYVFAADRLGFIITAAIMVYVTSTALGAKWKLALPLAMLSPFAIHLIFGKLLRVPLPAGLLPTPW, from the coding sequence ATGCGTCTTCCCGACTCCGTCACGGGATCGTTTCTCGTCGTGCTCGGCGCGGCTGCCGCCTATGGCGGCTACATTCTGCCGCCGGTGCCTGGGCAGCCGGTCGGCCCCAACGTATTTCCGCTGGTGATCGGCTGCGGCCTTGCGCTGTGCGGGCTCGCGATCGTGTTCGGCATCGGCCATTCGTTCGAGGAGGAGGAAGAGCTGGTGCCGTTCGAGGACGGCCAGGCGGCAGCCCCGCCGCCGCAGAGCAAGCTCTACGGCCTACGCGCGCTGCTGCCACCGGCGCTGCTGCTGTTCTATGTATTTGCCGCCGACAGGCTCGGATTCATCATCACCGCGGCGATCATGGTCTACGTGACCTCGACCGCGCTCGGAGCCAAGTGGAAGCTGGCGCTGCCGCTCGCGATGCTCTCGCCGTTCGCCATTCACCTCATCTTCGGCAAGCTGCTCCGCGTGCCGCTTCCCGCCGGCCTGTTGCCGACGCCCTGGTAA